The following are encoded in a window of Alphaproteobacteria bacterium genomic DNA:
- a CDS encoding lytic murein transglycosylase, which translates to MDRRSLLCGAGALLLSPAALAQGAWNAWLQGVQREAMGKGVPAAVVDRAFTGLQPIERVLELDRHQPEFRLTWSEYLGRVVTEERVRRGRALFRENAALLSRTTGPHGVPAAVVVALWGVESNYGTRMGDFNVIAALATLAYNGRRTKYFRAELIAALRVLAGGHVPFERMVGSWAGAMGQCQFMPSSFLALAVDGDGDGKRDIWGSRADVFASAANYLRKAGWKAGVGWGAELRPGESMAGKGDRIVTPEGPGGRRYATTVNFRAIRRWNPADFFALSVGILSDRIAAA; encoded by the coding sequence ATCGATCGCCGGAGCCTGCTCTGCGGTGCGGGCGCGCTCTTGCTGTCGCCGGCGGCGCTGGCGCAGGGCGCCTGGAACGCCTGGCTGCAGGGCGTGCAGCGTGAGGCCATGGGCAAGGGCGTGCCGGCGGCTGTCGTCGACCGCGCCTTCACCGGCCTGCAGCCGATCGAGCGCGTGCTCGAGCTCGATCGTCATCAGCCCGAGTTCAGGCTAACCTGGTCGGAGTATCTCGGCCGCGTCGTCACCGAGGAGCGCGTCAGGCGCGGCCGCGCGCTGTTTCGCGAGAACGCCGCGCTGCTGTCGCGCACGACCGGGCCGCACGGCGTGCCGGCGGCGGTCGTCGTCGCCCTGTGGGGCGTGGAGAGCAACTACGGCACGCGCATGGGCGACTTCAACGTCATCGCCGCGCTGGCGACGCTCGCCTACAACGGCCGCCGCACCAAGTACTTCCGCGCCGAGCTGATCGCCGCCCTGCGCGTGCTTGCGGGCGGCCACGTGCCGTTCGAGCGGATGGTGGGATCGTGGGCCGGCGCGATGGGCCAGTGCCAGTTCATGCCCTCGAGCTTCCTGGCGCTGGCGGTCGACGGCGATGGCGACGGCAAGCGCGACATCTGGGGCAGCCGCGCCGACGTCTTCGCCTCGGCCGCCAACTACCTGCGCAAGGCCGGCTGGAAGGCGGGCGTGGGCTGGGGCGCCGAGTTGCGGCCCGGCGAGTCGATGGCGGGCAAGGGCGACCGCATCGTCACGCCCGAGGGGCCGGGCGGACGGCGCTACGCAACGACAGTGAATTTCCGCGCCATCCGGCGCTGGAACCCGGCGGATTTCTTCGCACTCTCGGTGGGCATTCTGTCGGACCGGATCGCCGCGGCGTGA
- a CDS encoding dTMP kinase, with translation MDGVSPRGRFITLEGGEGAGKSTQIGLLAAFLRGQGRQVVASREPGGSPGAEMIRRLLVEGPTDAWDGQTEALLMFAARRDHLLRTVWPALERGAWVISDRFADSTRAYQGHGHGLAMEHIESLYRVSVGDFVPDLTLILDLPVDVGLARAAARRGAETRFEGLGAGFHERVRSGFRAIAAAEPKRCALIDASGDIDTVHRAIVDVARERLELF, from the coding sequence CTGGATGGCGTGAGCCCGCGCGGTCGCTTCATCACGCTCGAAGGCGGCGAGGGCGCGGGCAAGTCGACGCAGATCGGCCTGCTGGCGGCCTTCCTGCGCGGCCAGGGTAGGCAGGTCGTCGCCAGCCGCGAGCCGGGCGGCTCGCCCGGCGCCGAGATGATCCGCAGGCTGCTGGTTGAGGGACCGACCGACGCGTGGGATGGACAGACCGAGGCGCTGCTGATGTTCGCCGCGCGCCGCGACCATCTCCTGCGCACGGTATGGCCGGCGCTGGAGCGCGGCGCCTGGGTGATCTCAGACCGTTTTGCCGACTCGACACGCGCCTACCAGGGCCACGGCCACGGCCTTGCCATGGAGCACATCGAGTCGCTTTATCGCGTGTCCGTGGGTGACTTCGTGCCCGACCTCACACTGATCCTCGACCTGCCGGTCGATGTCGGTCTGGCACGCGCGGCCGCGCGCCGCGGGGCGGAGACGCGCTTCGAAGGTCTCGGCGCCGGTTTCCACGAGCGCGTGCGATCGGGCTTCCGCGCCATCGCCGCGGCCGAGCCGAAGCGCTGCGCGCTGATCGACGCATCGGGCGACATCGATACCGTGCATCGCGCGATCGTGGACGTGGCGCGCGAGCGTCTGGAGCTGTTCTGA
- a CDS encoding ABC transporter permease: MAVVARGEHEGAARPAGPATPSRPLIPAAGLDIMSKIGWGCLSVGLFAGIWELCWAVGWADPQLLPPPHIFLSNFAEQGKFFNTATRWQVGNAMGESPSALESVMITVAATTMRVFVGLVLASVLAIGIGVLIRYNQLFDRLVLPTVTLLSPVSPIAWLPVAIFLFGIGNAPAIFMVVVALFFHMVLATINQIDGVSPNLINVARTMGATKRQIYGRVIVPAILPGMLAVLRLNLFGAWMVVLVAESTGVGYGMGQVIMLARNTFNPSLVFFTIAVIGVLGFAFDWLLRMAQKRILYWLPDTKEKLRGL; encoded by the coding sequence ATGGCCGTCGTCGCGCGCGGCGAGCACGAGGGCGCCGCCCGGCCGGCCGGCCCGGCGACGCCCTCGCGGCCGCTCATTCCGGCAGCGGGCCTCGACATAATGTCCAAGATCGGCTGGGGCTGCCTGTCCGTCGGTCTGTTCGCGGGCATCTGGGAGCTGTGCTGGGCGGTGGGCTGGGCCGATCCCCAGCTGCTGCCGCCGCCGCACATCTTCCTCAGCAATTTCGCCGAGCAGGGCAAGTTCTTCAACACCGCGACGCGCTGGCAGGTCGGCAACGCCATGGGCGAGAGCCCGTCGGCCCTGGAATCGGTGATGATCACTGTTGCCGCCACGACGATGCGCGTGTTCGTCGGGCTGGTGCTGGCCTCGGTCCTGGCGATCGGCATTGGCGTGCTGATCCGCTACAATCAGCTCTTCGACAGGCTGGTGCTGCCCACCGTCACGCTGCTGTCGCCGGTGTCGCCGATCGCCTGGCTGCCGGTGGCGATCTTCCTGTTCGGCATCGGCAACGCGCCGGCCATCTTCATGGTCGTGGTGGCGCTGTTCTTCCACATGGTGCTGGCGACCATCAACCAGATCGACGGGGTGAGCCCCAACCTGATCAACGTGGCGCGCACCATGGGTGCCACCAAGCGGCAGATCTACGGACGGGTGATCGTGCCCGCCATCCTGCCCGGCATGCTGGCGGTGCTGCGGCTGAACCTGTTCGGCGCCTGGATGGTGGTGCTGGTCGCCGAGTCGACCGGCGTCGGCTACGGCATGGGCCAGGTCATCATGCTGGCGCGCAACACCTTCAACCCGTCGCTGGTGTTCTTCACCATCGCCGTGATCGGCGTGCTGGGCTTCGCCTTCGACTGGCTGCTGCGCATGGCGCAGAAGCGCATCCTCTACTGGCTGCCCGACACCAAGGAGAAGCTGCGTGGCCTTTGA
- the metG gene encoding methionine--tRNA ligase translates to MSDNRFYITTPIYYVNDVPHIGHAYTTLACDVMARFMRLDGKDVRFLTGTDEHGQKVEQAAANAGMAPQAFTDKVSQSFRDLIPAMGYSPDNFIRTTEPRHYAACQALWNRVLAAGDIYLGKYAGWYSVRDEAFYAESETEVGPDGKRRATASGAEVAWVEEPSYFFRLSAWQDRLLRFYEDNPRFIAPQSRRNEVISFVKGGLQDLSVSRTTFKWGVPVPNDPQHIMYVWFDALTNYITECGYPDSNAPNWKYWPADLHMVGKDIVRFHTVYWPAFLMSAGVAPPSRVFAHGWWTNEGQKISKSLGNVIDPLALVRDFGLDQTRYFLMREVPFGNDGDLRRASIVQRMNADLANDYGNLCQRVLSIVAKNCGGAVPAKGPLTDADKALLDKARGALAAVRDRINDQAFHEALAAIWDVIGDANRYVDTQAPWTLAKTDPVRRDHVLWVLAEIIRRVTLLAQPFMPGSTARILDQLAVPADGRDFAAFDREMVSGTALPAPQGVFPRYVDPTAPAQAPRQARKKA, encoded by the coding sequence ATGAGCGACAACAGGTTCTACATCACGACGCCCATCTACTACGTGAACGACGTGCCGCACATCGGCCACGCCTACACGACTCTTGCGTGCGATGTGATGGCCCGCTTCATGCGTCTCGACGGCAAGGACGTGCGCTTCCTGACCGGCACCGACGAGCACGGCCAGAAGGTCGAGCAGGCGGCGGCCAATGCCGGGATGGCGCCCCAGGCCTTCACTGACAAGGTGAGCCAGTCCTTCCGCGACCTGATTCCGGCGATGGGCTACAGCCCCGACAACTTCATCCGCACGACGGAGCCGCGCCACTATGCGGCTTGCCAGGCGCTGTGGAACAGGGTGCTGGCGGCCGGCGACATCTATCTCGGCAAGTATGCCGGCTGGTACTCGGTGCGCGACGAGGCGTTCTACGCCGAGAGCGAGACCGAGGTCGGTCCGGACGGCAAGCGCCGCGCCACCGCGAGCGGTGCGGAGGTCGCGTGGGTCGAGGAGCCGAGCTACTTCTTCCGGCTCTCGGCCTGGCAGGACCGGCTGCTGAGGTTCTACGAGGACAACCCGCGCTTCATCGCGCCGCAGAGCCGGCGCAACGAGGTGATCAGCTTCGTGAAAGGCGGGTTGCAGGATCTCTCGGTGTCACGCACCACCTTCAAGTGGGGCGTGCCGGTGCCGAACGATCCGCAGCACATCATGTACGTGTGGTTCGACGCGCTGACGAACTATATCACGGAGTGCGGCTACCCCGACAGCAATGCGCCGAACTGGAAGTACTGGCCGGCCGACCTGCATATGGTGGGCAAGGACATCGTGCGCTTCCACACCGTGTACTGGCCGGCCTTCCTGATGTCGGCCGGCGTCGCGCCGCCCAGCCGCGTCTTCGCGCATGGCTGGTGGACCAACGAGGGCCAGAAGATCTCGAAGTCACTGGGCAACGTGATCGACCCATTGGCCCTGGTGCGTGATTTCGGTCTCGACCAGACGCGCTACTTCCTGATGCGCGAGGTGCCGTTCGGCAATGACGGCGACCTGCGGCGTGCCTCGATCGTTCAGCGGATGAACGCCGACCTCGCCAACGACTACGGCAACCTCTGCCAGCGCGTGTTGTCGATTGTCGCCAAGAACTGCGGCGGCGCGGTCCCGGCGAAGGGTCCGCTGACCGACGCCGACAAGGCGCTGCTCGACAAGGCGCGCGGGGCGCTCGCCGCCGTTCGTGACCGGATCAACGACCAGGCCTTCCATGAGGCACTGGCGGCGATCTGGGACGTGATCGGTGACGCCAACCGCTATGTCGACACGCAGGCGCCGTGGACGCTGGCGAAGACCGATCCGGTGCGCCGCGATCACGTGCTGTGGGTACTGGCCGAGATCATCCGGCGCGTGACCCTGTTGGCGCAGCCCTTCATGCCCGGCTCGACGGCACGCATCCTTGACCAGCTCGCCGTGCCGGCGGACGGCCGTGATTTTGCCGCCTTCGATCGCGAGATGGTGAGCGGAACCGCGCTGCCGGCGCCGCAGGGCGTATTCCCGCGCTACGTCGATCCGACGGCACCGGCGCAAGCTCCCAGGCAGGCGCGCAAGAAGGCGTAA
- a CDS encoding DNA polymerase III subunit delta' → MARKPEKFDQAPPWPLPRTNARLVGHDEAERALLDSFISGKLPHAWLISGPRGIGKATLAHRFARFLLAGEHGGGLFGGAPTSLEVDMRAPAAQRLIAGGHADMRTVEIGYNENTGRKRTEIVIGNVRDLGSFMRLTPAEGGWRVAVIDAADEMNRAATNAVLKLLEEPPPRSVLLLVAHAPGGLLPTVRSRCRRLMLKALPEDTVVELLGQYMPALPADESIALARLSDGSIGRALEFADAGGLKLYGDLFGLLDGLPRLDAAALHAFAERVGRRGDDGERDFRTVAFLLDWWLKTLVRQGAVGEAPASLLAGEAPLRLRLLQGAGLDRWMQVWEKVAHLFARADAVNLDRKQVVLGSLFAFQSAIR, encoded by the coding sequence ATGGCGCGCAAGCCGGAGAAGTTCGACCAGGCGCCGCCTTGGCCGCTGCCGCGTACCAACGCGCGGCTGGTCGGCCATGACGAGGCCGAGCGCGCGCTGCTCGATTCGTTCATTTCCGGCAAGCTGCCGCATGCCTGGCTGATCTCCGGCCCGCGCGGCATCGGCAAGGCGACGCTGGCGCACCGCTTCGCCCGCTTCCTGCTGGCGGGCGAGCATGGCGGCGGGCTGTTCGGCGGCGCGCCGACCTCCCTCGAGGTCGACATGCGCGCCCCGGCCGCGCAGCGACTGATCGCCGGTGGCCACGCGGACATGCGGACGGTCGAGATCGGCTACAACGAGAACACCGGACGCAAGCGCACCGAGATCGTCATCGGCAACGTGCGCGACCTCGGCTCGTTCATGCGGCTGACCCCGGCCGAGGGCGGCTGGCGCGTCGCGGTGATCGACGCCGCGGACGAAATGAACCGGGCCGCGACCAACGCCGTGCTGAAGCTGCTCGAGGAGCCACCGCCGCGTTCCGTGCTGCTGCTGGTAGCGCATGCGCCGGGTGGCCTGCTGCCGACGGTGCGCTCGCGCTGCCGTCGGCTGATGCTGAAGGCGCTGCCAGAGGACACCGTCGTCGAGCTGCTCGGCCAGTATATGCCGGCGCTGCCGGCCGATGAATCCATAGCGCTGGCGCGGCTGTCCGACGGCAGCATCGGCCGCGCGCTGGAGTTCGCCGACGCCGGCGGGCTGAAGCTCTACGGCGATCTTTTCGGCCTGCTCGACGGCTTGCCGAGGCTCGACGCTGCTGCCCTGCATGCCTTCGCCGAGCGCGTCGGCCGCCGCGGAGACGATGGCGAGCGCGATTTCCGCACCGTCGCCTTCCTGCTCGACTGGTGGCTCAAGACCCTGGTGCGCCAGGGCGCCGTGGGCGAGGCGCCGGCAAGCCTGCTGGCGGGGGAAGCGCCACTGCGTCTGCGCTTGCTGCAAGGCGCCGGCCTTGATCGCTGGATGCAGGTATGGGAGAAGGTCGCGCACCTGTTCGCCCGCGCGGATGCAGTGAATCTCGACCGTAAGCAGGTCGTCCTCGGCAGCCTGTTCGCCTTCCAGTCGGCGATCCGCTGA
- a CDS encoding amidohydrolase family protein — protein MATSLIRSRAAVTGTRDRFTWNEIKDGAVLQEDGVIAAVGTYEDLHRKYPDAPVIGTGKEILLPGFVNGHHHVGLTPVQLGSPDMPLELWFITRMVIRNVDLYLDTLYSAFEMIGSGITTVQHIQGWMPGTLPDVERRASDTIRAYEDVGMRVSYCYAVRDQNRLVYQADDEFVKSLPTELQGPMQRWYDRFRMGLDDAMDMFRSFHAQHHNKRRVKIQLAPANLHWCSDEALTKLSDASSKYDAPMHMHLVETAYQKEYAWRRGKCTALEYIDRFGMVTRRLTLGHGVWLNEADIDRLAAAGGCVCHNCSSNFRLRSGVAALNHFEKKGVNTAIGLDEAGINDDRDMLQELKLVLRAHRVPGMIEADVPTMAQVLRMATVGGAKTTPYGETLGTLEVGKGADMVLIDWDKVAYPYLDELTPTLDAVVQRAKNDAVTMTMCDGEVIYQGGVFTKVDRTAALKALHDDLSKALADDEVERRKLSVALLPHVRKFYEGYIDTSKHQPFYRPSSMI, from the coding sequence ATGGCCACCAGCCTGATCCGCAGCCGTGCCGCCGTCACCGGCACCAGGGACCGGTTCACCTGGAACGAGATCAAGGACGGCGCGGTGCTGCAGGAGGACGGCGTGATCGCCGCCGTCGGCACCTACGAGGACCTGCACCGAAAATATCCCGACGCGCCGGTCATCGGCACCGGCAAGGAGATCCTGCTGCCGGGCTTCGTCAACGGCCACCATCATGTCGGCCTGACGCCGGTGCAGCTCGGCTCGCCCGACATGCCGCTGGAGCTGTGGTTCATCACCCGCATGGTGATCCGCAACGTCGACCTCTATCTCGACACGCTCTATTCGGCGTTCGAGATGATCGGCTCGGGCATCACCACGGTGCAGCATATCCAGGGCTGGATGCCGGGCACGCTGCCCGATGTCGAGAGGCGGGCCAGCGACACGATCCGCGCCTACGAGGATGTCGGCATGCGCGTCAGCTACTGCTACGCGGTGCGCGACCAGAACCGGCTCGTCTACCAGGCCGACGACGAGTTCGTGAAGTCGCTGCCCACGGAGCTGCAGGGGCCGATGCAGCGCTGGTACGACCGGTTCCGCATGGGCCTCGACGATGCGATGGACATGTTCAGGTCGTTCCATGCGCAGCATCACAACAAGCGGCGGGTCAAGATCCAGCTGGCCCCCGCCAACCTGCACTGGTGCTCGGACGAGGCGCTGACCAAGCTCTCCGACGCCTCGTCGAAATACGACGCACCGATGCACATGCATCTGGTCGAGACCGCCTACCAGAAGGAATACGCCTGGCGGCGCGGCAAGTGCACGGCGCTGGAGTACATCGACCGCTTCGGCATGGTGACCAGGCGCCTGACCCTGGGCCACGGCGTGTGGCTGAACGAGGCCGACATCGACCGCCTCGCCGCTGCCGGCGGCTGCGTCTGCCACAATTGCTCCTCCAACTTCCGCCTGCGCTCGGGCGTGGCGGCGCTCAATCACTTCGAGAAGAAGGGCGTCAACACGGCGATCGGACTCGACGAGGCCGGCATCAACGACGATCGCGACATGCTGCAGGAGCTCAAACTCGTGCTGCGTGCCCATCGCGTGCCCGGCATGATCGAGGCCGACGTGCCGACCATGGCGCAGGTGCTGCGCATGGCAACCGTCGGCGGTGCGAAGACCACGCCCTACGGCGAGACGCTCGGCACCCTGGAGGTCGGCAAGGGCGCCGACATGGTGCTGATCGACTGGGACAAGGTGGCGTATCCCTATCTCGACGAGCTGACACCGACGCTCGACGCTGTCGTGCAACGGGCGAAGAACGACGCCGTCACCATGACCATGTGCGACGGCGAGGTGATCTACCAGGGCGGCGTGTTCACCAAGGTCGACCGGACGGCGGCGCTGAAGGCGCTGCACGACGATCTCAGCAAGGCGCTGGCCGACGACGAGGTCGAACGGCGCAAGCTCTCGGTGGCCTTGCTGCCGCACGTGCGGAAATTCTACGAGGGATACATCGACACCTCGAAGCACCAGCCGTTCTATCGACCGAGCTCGATGATCTAG
- a CDS encoding ABC transporter ATP-binding protein: MAFDKAPTLSSRDAVVCRGAGKTWAAGTRRAHEALRDIDLDVAPGEFVVFLGPSGCGKSTLLYLIAGLEDATSGSIWSFGEIIDSPSPQRSLIFQETSLFPWLTVWENVSFGLSIRGAPKAERRAVAAEALQRVGLIAAMAKRPDELSGGMRQRVAVARALAMRPKVLLMDEPFAALDVQTRARMQDFLLDVWRDSGASVLFVTHHIDEAVALADRVVVFTARPGRIKTIVPIDLPRPRNLFSREAEALRIQLSDLLRDEVDRAFAEQEALAVTA, from the coding sequence GTGGCCTTTGACAAGGCGCCGACCCTCTCGTCCAGGGACGCCGTTGTCTGCCGCGGTGCGGGCAAGACATGGGCGGCCGGCACCCGTCGAGCCCACGAAGCGTTGCGCGACATCGACCTCGACGTCGCGCCGGGCGAGTTCGTGGTCTTCCTCGGCCCGTCGGGCTGCGGCAAGAGCACCTTGCTCTACCTGATCGCCGGCCTCGAGGACGCCACGTCAGGCAGCATCTGGTCGTTCGGCGAGATCATCGATTCGCCTTCGCCGCAGCGCAGCCTGATCTTCCAGGAGACCTCGCTGTTTCCCTGGCTGACGGTGTGGGAAAACGTCAGCTTCGGCCTGTCGATACGCGGCGCGCCCAAGGCGGAGCGCCGCGCCGTCGCCGCCGAAGCCCTGCAGCGCGTGGGCCTGATCGCCGCCATGGCGAAGCGTCCCGACGAGCTGTCGGGCGGCATGCGCCAGCGCGTCGCCGTCGCCCGCGCGCTCGCCATGCGGCCCAAGGTGCTGCTGATGGACGAGCCGTTCGCGGCCCTCGACGTGCAGACCCGAGCGCGCATGCAGGACTTCCTGCTCGACGTCTGGCGCGATTCCGGCGCTTCTGTACTGTTCGTCACCCATCACATCGACGAGGCGGTGGCGCTGGCCGACCGGGTCGTCGTGTTCACCGCGCGGCCCGGCCGCATCAAGACCATCGTGCCGATCGACCTGCCGCGACCGCGCAACCTGTTCTCGCGCGAGGCCGAGGCGCTGCGCATCCAGCTCAGCGACCTGCTGCGCGATGAGGTCGATCGCGCTTTCGCCGAACAGGAAGCCCTGGCCGTCACCGCCTGA
- a CDS encoding ABC transporter substrate-binding protein, which yields MDLSRSAAAAPSRRGILKGAVAAGAITMALGPGMGGPAHAASGIKSTHGSGFCNLNIFLAHSRQYAKASGTELVFINTPTSAEMVTFLGMGQVDIGLMPYTSFMALYDKGAPVKIVAGGGVEGCAIVARPGLDSPQKLKGKTLGTFQMDTLEVMPYDYLKKNGIPFKDVKVRYMGNTPEAVEAFKAGAIDWICTIEPYASALVNDVKGAVMLTNGIDLYGKGYTDCVLAARASLIKDNPAGLKAIIKGMMQAQLDAETQTEAVLKELVGKYYKTSMENAKIAQGKQPAVVDARSQTDFILQRTDSVVEMGYIKKKPGRDAIDWTMLEAVIKENPDLYGKLKYKSA from the coding sequence ATGGACCTCTCGAGAAGCGCCGCCGCCGCGCCGTCGCGGCGCGGCATCCTGAAAGGAGCGGTCGCCGCTGGCGCGATCACCATGGCGCTGGGACCGGGCATGGGCGGACCGGCGCACGCCGCCAGCGGGATCAAGTCGACGCACGGTTCGGGCTTCTGCAACCTCAACATCTTCCTCGCCCATTCCCGGCAATACGCCAAGGCGAGCGGCACCGAGCTGGTGTTCATCAACACGCCGACCTCGGCCGAGATGGTGACCTTCCTGGGCATGGGCCAGGTCGATATCGGCCTGATGCCCTACACCAGCTTCATGGCGCTGTACGACAAGGGCGCGCCGGTCAAGATCGTCGCCGGCGGCGGCGTCGAGGGCTGCGCCATTGTCGCGCGTCCCGGCCTCGATTCGCCGCAGAAGCTCAAAGGCAAGACGCTCGGCACCTTCCAGATGGATACGCTGGAGGTCATGCCCTACGACTATCTCAAGAAGAACGGCATCCCGTTCAAGGACGTGAAGGTCCGCTACATGGGCAACACGCCGGAGGCGGTCGAGGCCTTCAAGGCGGGCGCCATCGACTGGATCTGCACCATCGAGCCCTACGCCTCGGCGCTGGTCAACGACGTCAAGGGCGCGGTGATGCTGACCAACGGCATCGACCTCTACGGCAAGGGCTACACCGACTGCGTGCTGGCGGCCCGGGCAAGCCTGATCAAGGACAATCCGGCCGGGCTGAAGGCGATCATCAAGGGCATGATGCAGGCCCAGCTCGACGCCGAGACCCAGACCGAGGCGGTGCTCAAGGAGCTGGTCGGCAAGTACTACAAGACGTCGATGGAAAACGCCAAGATCGCCCAGGGCAAGCAGCCCGCCGTGGTCGACGCGCGCAGCCAGACCGACTTCATCCTGCAGCGCACCGACAGCGTCGTGGAGATGGGCTACATCAAGAAGAAGCCGGGCCGCGACGCCATCGACTGGACTATGCTCGAGGCGGTGATCAAGGAGAATCCCGACCTCTACGGCAAGCTCAAGTACAAGTCCGCCTGA
- a CDS encoding septal ring lytic transglycosylase RlpA family protein, producing MQHPSERRNPGPMISHHPAPLRATGAVVSILMLAACGATPKPDGRSSYKVGGTYVIAGQVYTPDENYGYSESGMASWYGPGFHGRRTANGEAYDQRAMTAAHRTLPMPSVVRVTNLGNGNSVILRVNDRGPFAHNRIIDVSRAAAEKLDMVRAGVASVRVEILPEESRRVKDIARNGGSVSEQISAMRDAPAAPSRTMVVAAPSPPPLPAARPAPGPAPVASPSVSAIAGAASPPAASGYFVQAGAFSTIDGAERVRATLARFGESAVSPTSFGPTTLYRVRLGPYASADSAQSTMGRVHQAGYRDARVVNE from the coding sequence ATGCAACACCCCTCTGAACGCCGAAACCCCGGGCCTATGATCTCACACCATCCCGCGCCGTTGCGCGCTACCGGCGCCGTCGTGTCCATCCTGATGCTGGCCGCCTGCGGCGCCACGCCCAAGCCCGACGGCCGCAGCAGCTACAAGGTCGGCGGCACCTACGTCATCGCCGGCCAAGTCTATACACCGGACGAGAACTACGGCTACAGCGAGTCCGGCATGGCCTCGTGGTACGGCCCGGGCTTCCATGGCCGACGTACGGCCAACGGTGAGGCCTATGACCAGCGCGCCATGACCGCCGCCCACCGCACGCTGCCGATGCCCTCGGTGGTGCGCGTCACCAATCTCGGCAACGGCAACAGCGTGATCCTGCGGGTCAACGACCGCGGCCCCTTCGCGCACAACCGCATCATCGACGTCTCGCGCGCCGCCGCCGAAAAGCTCGACATGGTCCGCGCCGGCGTCGCCAGCGTGCGCGTCGAGATCCTGCCGGAGGAGAGCAGGCGGGTGAAAGACATCGCGCGCAATGGCGGCAGCGTGTCGGAGCAGATATCGGCGATGCGCGATGCGCCCGCCGCGCCATCGCGTACAATGGTCGTCGCCGCGCCGTCACCGCCACCTCTGCCGGCTGCCCGGCCTGCGCCTGGCCCTGCGCCCGTGGCGTCACCCTCTGTCTCCGCCATCGCCGGAGCCGCGTCGCCGCCGGCCGCTTCCGGCTATTTCGTGCAGGCTGGCGCCTTCAGCACGATCGACGGCGCCGAGCGCGTGCGCGCCACCCTGGCGCGTTTCGGCGAAAGCGCCGTCAGCCCGACGAGCTTCGGGCCGACCACGCTGTACCGCGTGCGCCTGGGCCCCTATGCCAGCGCCGACAGCGCACAGTCGACCATGGGCCGCGTCCATCAGGCCGGCTATCGCGACGCACGCGTGGTCAACGAGTAG
- a CDS encoding D-alanyl-D-alanine carboxypeptidase, producing MAASLIFAVASAQQAKPGKPAPTRQVKPRQPPPNYDALPPSQIGIGTLAKTAYLVDAVTDTVLLFKDADQRTSPSSMAKMMTVYIIFEELKAGRLKLDSKFRVSERARNMGGSRMFVELGSEIAVEDLIKGIITLSGNDACVVIAEGLSGTEENFAALMTKKARDLGMPNTVFKNSSGWPAEGQYTTVRDLAVLAKRTIVDFPEYYRYYAIADFAWNNIRQENRNRLLSITPGTDGLKTGHTEEAGFGLASSTIRDGRRIILVVNGLADMRQRASESARLTEWAFREYTNNVAFRAGDKVIDGQVWLGDRRTVPLVAQRAIAATVPVGQDANVRVTVQYNGPIRAPIRKGDQIGKVMVSAAPGARAVEYPLYAGADVPRLGAFGRAVGVIKHYLFGWMA from the coding sequence ATGGCGGCGTCGCTGATCTTCGCCGTGGCTTCGGCTCAGCAGGCCAAGCCCGGCAAGCCGGCGCCGACCCGCCAGGTCAAGCCGCGCCAGCCGCCGCCCAACTACGACGCGCTGCCGCCCTCGCAGATCGGCATCGGCACGCTGGCCAAGACCGCGTACCTGGTCGACGCGGTGACCGACACCGTCCTGCTGTTCAAGGACGCCGACCAGCGAACCTCGCCCTCGTCGATGGCGAAGATGATGACGGTGTACATCATCTTCGAGGAGCTCAAGGCTGGCCGCCTGAAGCTCGACAGCAAGTTCCGCGTCAGCGAGCGCGCACGCAACATGGGCGGCTCGCGCATGTTCGTCGAGCTCGGCTCGGAGATCGCGGTCGAGGACCTGATCAAGGGCATCATCACGCTGTCGGGCAACGACGCCTGCGTGGTGATCGCCGAGGGGCTGAGCGGCACCGAGGAGAACTTCGCCGCGCTCATGACCAAGAAGGCGCGCGATCTCGGCATGCCCAACACCGTGTTCAAGAATTCCAGCGGCTGGCCGGCCGAGGGCCAGTACACCACCGTGCGCGATCTTGCCGTGCTGGCGAAGCGCACCATCGTGGATTTTCCCGAGTACTACCGGTACTACGCGATCGCCGATTTCGCCTGGAACAACATCCGGCAGGAGAATCGCAATCGCCTGCTCAGTATCACCCCGGGCACCGACGGGCTGAAAACCGGCCATACCGAGGAGGCCGGGTTCGGCCTTGCATCCTCCACCATTCGCGACGGACGGCGCATCATCCTCGTGGTCAACGGTCTGGCCGACATGCGCCAGCGCGCCAGCGAATCGGCGCGGCTCACCGAGTGGGCGTTTCGCGAGTACACGAACAACGTCGCGTTCCGGGCCGGCGACAAGGTGATCGACGGGCAGGTCTGGCTCGGCGACCGGCGCACCGTGCCCCTGGTGGCGCAGCGCGCCATCGCCGCCACGGTGCCGGTGGGTCAGGACGCCAATGTACGCGTCACCGTGCAGTACAACGGACCGATCCGCGCGCCGATCCGCAAGGGCGACCAGATCGGCAAGGTGATGGTTTCGGCCGCACCGGGTGCGCGGGCCGTCGAGTACCCGCTCTACGCCGGCGCCGATGTACCGCGCCTGGGCGCCTTCGGTCGCGCCGTGGGCGTGATCAAGCACTACCTGTTCGGCTGGATGGCGTGA